The following are from one region of the Advenella mimigardefordensis DPN7 genome:
- a CDS encoding tetratricopeptide repeat protein, whose protein sequence is MKSVIRAAALVAPFMWTALAHAQFDPPIDRRAMLDFVSNEQARPVTLVNHTEADDIYRLLVLEIAAQEGNTDLAAETAMTLARERKMPRMAKRAMHLYMAISQPRQAAVAARLWSQLAPGDEEAVAATLALSATNGDTAGMVKALRERVAQAGNKDRALYQAAAVVARMKDKQEALKVFTEVIHKNGDNFSVAHLLLSDLAAQAGNPVLAWEAAHKSLLLDPDSDAAAERVLQYGVRINHDLAMSLGQQFITAHPNIRRVRLLYISQLVEDKQFEPALADLKRMRKTFPEDFDLLYLEAQVNYQAKNYKTARARLNEFLEVQGQRRQALPDAETDAQGQSTDARLLFAQIDEDEGKYRDAIAQLDKIDESAALPQIRMKQAALYGKLGELNKAMALIGDIRTETRDDKIIVELAGAQVLAAAGRTDRAVARLVQADKALPDSPSIKYDLAMLYERQGKIVEMEALLRRVIALKPESPDAYNALGYVFADQNINLDQAQTLLDKAVQLAPGNPFILDSMGWLQFRLGNDALASQYLENAFELSPQADIAAHLAEIYWSTGDKKRARAMLKQGWQLDKDNPTLKETLKRLGVRLK, encoded by the coding sequence ATGAAAAGCGTTATTCGCGCCGCAGCCCTCGTTGCACCGTTCATGTGGACTGCGCTCGCACATGCCCAGTTCGATCCGCCGATAGATCGGCGCGCCATGCTGGATTTTGTGTCAAATGAGCAGGCCCGTCCCGTGACGCTGGTCAACCACACCGAAGCAGACGATATTTATCGTTTGCTTGTCCTGGAGATTGCTGCCCAGGAAGGCAATACCGATCTGGCTGCGGAAACGGCGATGACATTGGCGCGCGAGCGGAAAATGCCGCGCATGGCCAAACGTGCCATGCACCTGTATATGGCCATTTCTCAGCCCCGGCAGGCGGCTGTGGCCGCAAGGCTCTGGAGTCAGCTCGCGCCTGGCGATGAAGAAGCCGTAGCCGCCACATTGGCGCTTTCGGCCACCAACGGCGATACGGCCGGTATGGTCAAGGCGCTACGCGAGCGCGTCGCTCAGGCCGGTAATAAAGACCGAGCCCTGTATCAGGCGGCGGCCGTAGTCGCGCGCATGAAAGACAAGCAGGAAGCCCTCAAGGTCTTTACCGAGGTGATTCACAAGAATGGCGACAATTTTTCGGTCGCGCACCTGCTTTTGTCAGACCTGGCGGCCCAGGCGGGCAATCCGGTGCTGGCCTGGGAAGCTGCACACAAATCACTGTTGCTGGACCCCGATTCTGATGCTGCTGCCGAAAGGGTGCTGCAATATGGGGTCAGGATCAATCATGATCTGGCCATGTCGCTGGGACAGCAGTTCATTACGGCCCACCCCAATATCCGTCGGGTCCGTCTGCTGTATATCAGCCAGTTGGTGGAAGACAAACAATTTGAGCCTGCTCTGGCCGATCTTAAACGCATGCGCAAAACCTTTCCCGAGGACTTTGACTTGCTGTACCTGGAGGCCCAGGTCAATTATCAGGCCAAAAACTATAAAACAGCGCGCGCTCGGCTGAACGAATTCCTGGAAGTGCAGGGGCAGCGGCGTCAGGCGTTGCCGGATGCCGAAACCGATGCGCAGGGGCAATCCACCGACGCCCGCCTGTTATTTGCCCAGATTGACGAAGATGAAGGCAAGTATCGCGATGCGATCGCCCAGCTGGACAAAATCGATGAATCGGCTGCGCTGCCGCAAATTCGCATGAAACAGGCTGCGCTATATGGCAAGCTGGGAGAACTGAACAAAGCCATGGCGCTGATTGGCGATATTCGCACCGAGACCCGCGATGATAAAATCATTGTCGAACTGGCGGGTGCGCAGGTGCTTGCTGCCGCCGGTCGTACCGACAGGGCGGTTGCCCGCCTGGTTCAGGCCGACAAGGCGTTGCCTGACAGCCCGTCCATCAAATATGACCTGGCCATGCTGTACGAGCGCCAGGGCAAAATCGTTGAAATGGAAGCCTTGCTGCGCCGGGTCATTGCGCTCAAGCCGGAATCGCCCGATGCCTATAATGCGCTGGGCTATGTGTTTGCTGACCAGAATATCAACCTGGACCAGGCGCAAACCCTGCTGGACAAAGCCGTGCAACTGGCACCGGGCAATCCCTTTATTCTGGACAGTATGGGCTGGTTGCAGTTCCGGCTGGGCAATGATGCGCTGGCCAGTCAGTACCTGGAAAACGCCTTCGAGTTGTCGCCGCAAGCCGATATTGCCGCGCATCTGGCTGAAATCTACTGGTCTACCGGTGATAAAAAGCGCGCCCGGGCGATGCTCAAGCAAGGCTGGCAACTGGATAAAGACAATCCTACGCTCAAAGAAACCCTCAAACGACTGGGAGTCCGCCTCAAATGA
- the mutM gene encoding bifunctional DNA-formamidopyrimidine glycosylase/DNA-(apurinic or apyrimidinic site) lyase, whose amino-acid sequence MPELPEVETTRRGLDTIITGKRLLAVHVHEARMRWPVTPGLNLILRGKQLLACERRGKYLLLRFEHGVLLVHLGMSGSMRHVQAGEFLRKHDHVEWCFDGVTVRLNDPRRFGAVLWHSLEAGPVEAHPLLAALGIEPFDPAFTPQLLHAGLQSRSVAVKQALLGGQIVVGVGNIYASESLFAARIHPRTPANRISPARAQRLHAAILITLENALTSGGSTLRNYTGTQGEPGAYFDIHAAVYDREHQPCRTCGTPIRKIVQGQRATFFCPKCQRY is encoded by the coding sequence ATGCCTGAACTACCCGAAGTTGAAACCACCCGCCGCGGGCTGGACACCATTATTACCGGCAAGCGGCTGCTTGCGGTGCATGTGCACGAAGCGCGGATGCGCTGGCCCGTCACACCCGGACTGAATCTCATTTTGCGGGGAAAACAGTTGCTGGCGTGCGAGCGTCGCGGCAAATACCTGTTGTTGCGTTTTGAACACGGCGTCCTGCTGGTGCATCTGGGCATGTCCGGCTCCATGCGCCACGTTCAGGCGGGCGAATTTTTACGCAAGCACGATCATGTTGAGTGGTGTTTCGATGGCGTTACCGTGCGCCTGAACGATCCACGACGTTTTGGCGCGGTATTATGGCACTCCCTTGAGGCAGGGCCTGTAGAGGCGCATCCCCTGCTGGCCGCGCTGGGCATTGAGCCCTTTGATCCGGCCTTCACGCCGCAACTGCTCCATGCGGGGCTGCAGAGTCGCAGCGTAGCAGTCAAACAGGCACTTCTGGGCGGCCAGATTGTCGTGGGCGTAGGCAATATTTATGCCTCGGAAAGCCTGTTTGCTGCCCGCATCCATCCCCGCACCCCGGCCAACCGCATTTCACCGGCAAGGGCGCAGCGCCTGCATGCGGCGATTTTAATAACATTGGAAAACGCCCTTACGTCAGGCGGGAGCACCTTGCGCAACTATACCGGCACGCAGGGCGAGCCCGGCGCCTATTTTGATATTCATGCAGCCGTCTACGATCGCGAGCATCAGCCCTGCCGTACTTGCGGCACGCCTATCCGCAAAATTGTGCAGGGCCAGCGCGCAACGTTCTTCTGTCCTAAATGTCAGCGGTATTGA